Below is a window of Gemmatimonadales bacterium DNA.
CTCTTTCAAAGGGTCAAAGGAGTCATCGGACTCCGGCTCAACCGGTCCGACTACGCTCATGGGCAATCATCGTACCTGCCAAATGCGCCAAAATGGCAGGTTTGAGCGTCAGGGGAAGTCAGCCTGCGGTACGGTCCAAATAAATGACAGGAGACGAAGGGGTTCACGACCGGGCCTGTGGCATTATTCTCAAGGTTTCCGGCTGCGTTTCGCGCCGAATGTTCCTGCTCATCGTCTGAGAGAATCGCAATGACACTGGTACGCTCTGGTCTCACGGCCGCGGCGGCGCTGTTGCTGGTCATGCCCGCTGAACAGCAGCCGCAGTACGACGTCATCCTTCGCGGGGGTCTGATCATCGATGGGACCGGGGCGTCCCGTTTCACCGGAGATGTGGCGGTGCAGGGGGGCCGGATCGTCCGGGTCGGGCGGATCGGCTCGGCTCGCGGTGTGACCGAACTGGATGTGCGTGGCCTGGTGGTGGCTCCGGGATTCGTCAACGTTCACAGCCATGCGCAGCCATCGGCCCTCCCGACGGCCGTCAACATGCTGACTCAGGGGGTCACGACCGAGCTGATCAATGCCGACGGTGGAGGGCCGACCAATCTGGACGTTCAGTTCGCGGCGATCGAACCGAACGGGCTTGCGGTCAACGTCGCGGCCAGCATCGGCTTCAATTCGATCTGGCGCGAGGTGGTCGGTCTGTCGGACCGGCGGCCCGGCAGTGCGGAAATCGAGGCAATGCGTGGTCTCGTGGCTGCGAATCTGGCCCGAGGCGCATTCGGGGTCTCGTCCGGCCTCGACTACAAGCCGGCTTACTATGCCACCACCGATGAAGTGGTGGCCGTGCTGGAGCCGGCGCGGCAGTGGCGCACCTTCTTCCCGAACCATGACCGGGTCATTCCGGAGACGGGTTTCAGCGCGCGTGCCGGCGTCGAGGAGACCCGGGACATCGGCTTCCGGGCCGGCATCGTACCGACCTTCACCCACATGAAGGTGCAGGGTCATGAGCAGGGCAGCGGTGACATCGTGCTCGGCATGATGAATCGATCATCGGCCGAAGGGCGCTGGATCGCGGCCGATGTCTATCCGTACCTGTCGGGCCAGACCGGGCTCGGTGCGCTGATCATTCCGGGATGGGCGGCCGATGGCGGTACCGATTCGATGCGGGCCCGATTCCGGGACCCCGCGCTGCGCGCCAGGATCATCGCCGAGTCGAACGAGGCGATCAAAGCGCGGTTCAATGGCCCGGAGACGATTTTGGTGCTGGGCACCCGCAAGCTGTCCGATATCATGCAGGAGCGCGGTATTGCGACACCCGGCGAAG
It encodes the following:
- a CDS encoding amidohydrolase family protein is translated as MTLVRSGLTAAAALLLVMPAEQQPQYDVILRGGLIIDGTGASRFTGDVAVQGGRIVRVGRIGSARGVTELDVRGLVVAPGFVNVHSHAQPSALPTAVNMLTQGVTTELINADGGGPTNLDVQFAAIEPNGLAVNVAASIGFNSIWREVVGLSDRRPGSAEIEAMRGLVAANLARGAFGVSSGLDYKPAYYATTDEVVAVLEPARQWRTFFPNHDRVIPETGFSARAGVEETRDIGFRAGIVPTFTHMKVQGHEQGSGDIVLGMMNRSSAEGRWIAADVYPYLSGQTGLGALIIPGWAADGGTDSMRARFRDPALRARIIAESNEAIKARFNGPETILVLGTRKLSDIMQERGIATPGEAVVTILETEMPWAILGFGVESDLVKLLQYHSMAVACDCGASTSDRGHPRGYGTYPRVLGRYVREQRVMTWEDAIRKMSGFPAALMGLVDRGLIAPGMAADIVVFDSATVIDHATFEQPTLLSDGIRHVLVNGVVALRDGKATGDKGGRILRRTGAMPSRPLDLDLAMRVEATGTLTDLDGSGSGRVAIALRQARGSQRATGTFRVTMPDGAPYQASLLGALQTINGWASITGVVRKQGETAERAFTLVVDGADPFADGRST